A window from Rhizosphaericola mali encodes these proteins:
- the xseB gene encoding exodeoxyribonuclease VII small subunit, with translation MENEISYAEAFEELQMIVSDMENGEISIDELSSKVRRASLLIKVCKEKISSTEEDVQQILKELDDKKNIETDY, from the coding sequence ATGGAAAATGAAATTTCCTATGCGGAAGCTTTTGAAGAGTTGCAAATGATCGTTTCTGATATGGAAAATGGAGAAATTTCCATTGATGAATTATCTTCTAAAGTGCGACGTGCATCTTTATTAATCAAGGTGTGTAAGGAAAAAATTAGTTCTACAGAAGAAGATGTACAACAGATACTGAAAGAATTAGATGATAAGAAAAATATAGAAACGGACTATTAA
- the glgB gene encoding 1,4-alpha-glucan branching protein GlgB, whose protein sequence is MNQIQKYEQENFIDTSKSVWNFSLFTEEDIRNFQGGTHYRIYEQFGNHLITVLSTNGIYFSVWAPSAKCVSVIGNFNNWDKNAHSLNPRMDNSGIWEGFIPNLNLSENYKYTIETSDGDFIEKSDPLANFWELRPSSSTLTWNLDYDWQDKKWMSERKERNSLTSPFSIYEVHLGSWMRPDKHDETRYNSYLDLIHLLVPYVKKMHFTHVEIMPVMEYPFDGSWGYQCLGFFAPTSRFGSPQEFMQLIDAFHDAEIGVILDWVPSHFPGDAHGLYKFDGSHVYEYADTRKGYHPDWNSYIFNYGRGEVRSFLISSARFWCDLFHADGLRVDAVSSVIKLDYSREEGEWERNQYGGNGNIEAIQFVKDLNEMLYRDFPDIQTIAEESTDWPGVSKPLYDEGLGFGMKWMMGWMHDTLDYFQLDPIERRYHQNDLTFSLMYYYDENFVLPLSHDEVVHGKSPILYKMNGDEWQKAANLRLMYTYMYLHPGAKLLFMGNEFGATNEWNYSSELQWELLQYELHKGIQNCVTDLNQLLLENECLYSSQFLPEGFEWLDIDHVNESVISFKRKYQEEEIIVILNMTPVVRNDWYVTLLNTYDYKEVFNSNDRSYWGSGDVFNPIVRSEKKEGQQDLIVNLPPLAGIVLKKISCEKQ, encoded by the coding sequence ATGAACCAAATACAGAAATACGAACAAGAAAATTTTATTGATACTTCCAAATCAGTTTGGAACTTTTCCTTATTCACAGAAGAAGATATTCGAAATTTTCAAGGTGGAACACACTATCGTATTTATGAGCAATTTGGAAATCATTTAATTACAGTCCTTTCAACTAATGGTATTTATTTTTCCGTTTGGGCACCATCAGCCAAATGTGTTTCAGTAATTGGCAATTTTAATAATTGGGATAAAAATGCACATTCTCTTAATCCAAGGATGGATAATTCAGGTATTTGGGAAGGATTTATTCCTAATTTGAATCTTTCGGAAAACTATAAATATACTATTGAAACTAGTGACGGTGATTTCATTGAGAAAAGTGATCCGCTCGCTAATTTCTGGGAATTACGTCCTAGTTCGTCTACTCTAACTTGGAATTTGGACTATGATTGGCAAGATAAAAAATGGATGTCTGAAAGAAAAGAACGTAATAGTTTGACGTCTCCATTTTCCATATACGAAGTGCATCTCGGTAGTTGGATGCGACCAGATAAGCATGATGAAACTAGATATAATTCGTATTTAGATTTGATACATTTATTAGTTCCTTATGTAAAAAAAATGCATTTTACCCATGTTGAGATAATGCCTGTGATGGAATATCCCTTTGATGGGAGCTGGGGCTATCAATGTTTGGGTTTTTTTGCACCGACAAGTAGATTTGGCTCTCCTCAGGAATTTATGCAATTGATTGATGCCTTTCATGATGCTGAGATTGGTGTAATATTAGATTGGGTGCCATCACATTTCCCCGGTGATGCTCACGGACTATATAAATTTGATGGATCGCATGTATATGAATATGCAGACACTAGAAAAGGATATCATCCTGATTGGAACTCATATATATTTAACTATGGAAGGGGAGAAGTGCGAAGTTTTCTAATAAGTAGTGCACGCTTTTGGTGTGATCTTTTTCATGCAGATGGATTGAGAGTAGATGCGGTCAGTTCTGTTATTAAATTAGATTATAGTCGTGAAGAAGGGGAATGGGAACGTAATCAATACGGAGGTAATGGTAATATTGAAGCAATTCAATTTGTAAAAGATTTGAATGAAATGCTTTATAGAGATTTTCCAGATATTCAAACTATTGCAGAAGAATCCACCGACTGGCCTGGAGTTAGCAAACCTTTGTATGATGAGGGATTAGGATTTGGGATGAAATGGATGATGGGCTGGATGCATGATACTTTGGATTATTTTCAATTAGATCCTATCGAAAGAAGATATCATCAAAATGATTTGACTTTTAGTTTGATGTATTATTATGATGAGAATTTTGTATTGCCTTTGAGTCACGATGAAGTGGTACACGGTAAAAGCCCTATTTTGTATAAAATGAATGGGGATGAATGGCAGAAAGCGGCAAATCTTCGGTTAATGTATACATATATGTATTTGCATCCAGGCGCAAAATTGTTGTTTATGGGTAATGAGTTTGGGGCTACGAATGAATGGAATTATAGTTCTGAGCTACAATGGGAATTATTGCAATATGAACTCCATAAAGGAATTCAAAATTGTGTTACCGATTTGAATCAGTTATTACTTGAAAATGAATGTTTATATTCCTCTCAATTTTTACCAGAAGGCTTTGAATGGTTGGATATTGATCATGTAAATGAGAGTGTTATATCTTTTAAGCGAAAATATCAAGAAGAAGAAATTATTGTGATTTTAAATATGACTCCTGTTGTGAGGAATGATTGGTATGTCACGCTTCTTAATACGTATGACTATAAAGAAGTATTTAATTCAAATGATCGTAGTTATTGGGGGTCTGGAGATGTATTTAATCCGATAGTGAGGAGTGAAAAAAAAGAAGGGCAGCAAGATCTAATAGTAAATCTGCCGCCCTTAGCTGGTATTGTTTTAAAGAAAATTAGTTGTGAAAAACAATAG
- a CDS encoding DUF5074 domain-containing protein, giving the protein MIKNLSKLFLIGGIITFAACSKNDASNSAETTNDGPYKNGFFTINEGSYGATFGDLNYYSYDSSKLKYAVYDTANGTTIPSDNTQTLEFGTIYNHNIYLSVKADYGSTTGANFVVADESTLKEKYRITGKDWRAFVGINDTLGLVSTSEGVYRLNTTTHALGNNISAIPSSEIGEMVNTDNYIFAASSAGTYIVKKSDWSLSKTYTSVLQGFATLPNGKIVGETASGIITINASTLDTASIALPSSPLYNEYSWTPSSITASTKENAVFVATSDNKIYKYTDGSSSSISSAFITLPDGKYFYGCGVRYDKSTNQIIAIAVSPQYGSNNFLYFYNAFTGNLENTIEYSGYYFPSTIVFHN; this is encoded by the coding sequence ATGATTAAAAATTTATCCAAATTATTCCTGATTGGTGGAATAATCACTTTCGCGGCATGTTCTAAAAATGACGCTTCGAATAGTGCAGAAACAACAAACGATGGACCATATAAAAATGGTTTTTTTACGATTAATGAAGGTTCATATGGCGCTACGTTTGGAGACCTTAATTATTACTCTTACGATTCCTCCAAATTGAAATATGCGGTATACGATACAGCAAATGGAACTACCATCCCGAGCGACAACACACAAACTTTAGAGTTTGGAACCATATATAATCATAATATTTACCTCTCAGTTAAAGCTGATTATGGCTCCACAACTGGTGCTAATTTTGTAGTCGCGGACGAAAGCACATTAAAAGAAAAATACAGAATCACAGGTAAAGATTGGAGAGCATTTGTAGGTATCAATGATACATTGGGATTGGTGAGTACATCAGAAGGTGTTTATAGATTGAATACAACGACTCATGCATTAGGTAACAATATTTCTGCGATCCCGAGTTCTGAAATTGGAGAAATGGTCAATACAGATAACTATATTTTTGCAGCATCTTCTGCAGGAACTTATATAGTTAAAAAATCAGATTGGTCACTAAGCAAAACTTATACAAGTGTTTTACAAGGTTTTGCTACACTCCCTAATGGAAAAATTGTAGGAGAAACGGCTAGCGGAATTATAACCATCAATGCCTCTACATTAGATACTGCTAGTATAGCCTTACCATCTTCTCCTCTGTATAATGAATACAGCTGGACACCTAGCTCCATCACAGCCTCCACTAAAGAAAACGCCGTGTTTGTAGCCACTTCGGATAATAAGATTTACAAATATACAGATGGAAGCAGCTCTTCCATATCAAGTGCATTTATCACGTTACCAGACGGAAAATATTTTTACGGTTGTGGCGTAAGATATGACAAGTCAACAAATCAGATCATTGCTATTGCTGTATCACCGCAATATGGAAGCAATAATTTTCTATATTTTTATAACGCTTTTACGGGAAATTTAGAAAACACAATAGAATATAGTGGTTATTATTTTCCTTCGACTATTGTTTTTCACAACTAA
- a CDS encoding PKD domain-containing protein, producing the protein MKIKKYLSLATLLLSIGIYSCSKEDNKITPETTTQTYTPRLSNDTSSAYISQVLDYTPAPGQFINTSIGTDTSAKGIIGKPVSNMISLGAFGGYVIFQFDHSIQDTTGADLAIYGNPYNGWSEPGIVLVSYDANNNGIADDSWYELAGSNYDSTTTIKNYSVTYYNPNKYANVPWKDNQGNKDSVLVNAFHLQNYYPLFANNQDSITFTGSLLPKTITTNGFVKNLGFSWGYSDSYSTGLDPNGYDNYSKNQYNSFDIGWARDSSGKSITLKYIDFVKVYTGQLANGGSLGEVSTEVKGAADLHILNK; encoded by the coding sequence ATGAAAATCAAAAAATATTTATCACTTGCAACTCTACTTCTTAGTATAGGTATCTATTCCTGTTCTAAGGAAGATAATAAAATCACGCCAGAAACTACTACGCAAACATATACCCCCAGACTATCTAACGATACAAGCTCTGCATATATTTCTCAGGTGTTAGACTATACTCCTGCGCCAGGTCAATTTATCAACACGAGTATTGGTACTGACACTTCAGCAAAAGGAATTATCGGAAAACCAGTATCCAATATGATTAGTTTAGGAGCATTTGGAGGTTATGTTATTTTTCAATTTGATCATAGCATACAAGATACAACAGGAGCAGATCTCGCGATTTATGGCAACCCTTACAATGGCTGGAGTGAACCAGGAATAGTACTAGTAAGTTATGATGCCAACAATAATGGCATCGCAGATGATAGTTGGTACGAGTTAGCTGGAAGCAATTATGATAGTACCACTACCATTAAAAATTATTCCGTTACTTATTACAACCCTAACAAATACGCAAATGTGCCTTGGAAGGACAACCAAGGTAATAAAGATTCTGTTTTAGTCAATGCATTTCATCTACAAAACTATTATCCACTTTTTGCAAATAACCAAGATTCAATCACATTTACAGGATCCCTTTTACCCAAAACAATCACTACTAATGGATTTGTCAAGAATCTAGGTTTTAGTTGGGGGTATAGTGACAGCTACTCAACAGGATTAGATCCTAATGGATATGATAATTATAGCAAAAATCAATATAATAGTTTTGACATCGGCTGGGCGCGTGATAGCAGTGGCAAAAGTATAACATTAAAATATATCGATTTTGTCAAAGTGTATACTGGTCAATTGGCAAATGGAGGAAGTCTTGGCGAAGTATCTACAGAAGTAAAAGGAGCAGCAGATTTACATATATTAAATAAATAA
- a CDS encoding YncE family protein, which yields MKIKIILIISLLQLIIGCKKETNNTQEVSTQAISDTSNVYQRLYILNEGNMSENRSTIDYVDFSAQKYYSNIYPYINPTVVKELGDVGNDIQIYGSKMYAVINMSNKVEIMDAATAKHLGETTIKNARNICFANGKAYITAYNRDISTSTTGDSNNADGIVVELDTTNYNIINTVEVGRQPDGIAVYNNQLYVANSGGYNPDNYDHTVSIIDLNTFTVTKTLNVAINLNQVKVNNSLIYVSSRGDYNQIRSKLFIINGNSNTVQDSIDVSVSNFDIYNNTAYIIGTPYSNQTGTITSIQYLKINLTTNTINSESFISDGTNSQITLPYGLLVNPSNGDVYVTDAKDYQTSGTVYCFNAQGTKKWSATGGQIPGHFALLKK from the coding sequence ATGAAAATAAAAATAATACTCATCATATCCTTACTCCAGTTAATCATTGGTTGTAAAAAAGAAACAAATAACACGCAAGAGGTCAGCACTCAAGCCATTAGCGACACTTCAAATGTATATCAAAGGCTTTACATACTCAATGAAGGAAACATGAGCGAAAATAGAAGCACAATTGACTATGTAGACTTTAGCGCGCAGAAATACTATAGTAATATTTATCCTTATATCAACCCGACAGTAGTCAAAGAACTTGGAGATGTCGGAAACGACATTCAGATATATGGAAGTAAAATGTATGCGGTCATTAATATGAGCAATAAAGTTGAAATTATGGATGCTGCGACAGCAAAACATTTAGGAGAAACAACTATAAAAAATGCGCGTAATATTTGCTTTGCAAATGGGAAAGCATACATCACAGCATACAATAGAGATATTAGTACAAGTACCACTGGAGATAGTAATAATGCAGATGGTATAGTTGTAGAGTTGGATACAACCAACTACAATATAATCAATACAGTAGAAGTTGGAAGGCAACCAGATGGAATTGCTGTATATAATAATCAACTGTATGTAGCCAATTCAGGAGGATATAATCCTGATAATTACGACCACACAGTTTCTATTATTGATCTGAATACTTTTACGGTCACCAAAACGCTTAATGTAGCTATCAATCTTAATCAAGTAAAAGTTAACAACAGCTTAATCTATGTATCCTCTAGAGGTGACTATAACCAGATTAGATCTAAACTATTTATCATTAATGGCAATTCAAATACTGTACAAGATTCAATTGATGTATCTGTGAGCAATTTTGACATATATAATAATACAGCTTATATTATTGGAACGCCTTATAGTAACCAAACCGGAACTATAACAAGTATTCAATATTTAAAAATAAATTTAACCACCAATACTATCAATAGTGAAAGTTTTATCTCAGATGGAACTAATTCGCAAATTACTCTTCCATATGGTTTATTAGTCAATCCTAGTAATGGAGATGTATACGTTACTGACGCAAAAGATTACCAAACATCTGGAACGGTATATTGCTTCAATGCACAAGGAACAAAAAAATGGAGTGCTACAGGGGGGCAGATCCCAGGCCATTTTGCACTATTAAAAAAATAA
- a CDS encoding TonB-dependent receptor plug domain-containing protein — protein sequence MRRYIFIVIYILFTLDIHQSFAQNADLTPVKVRTIINSPAFTSPVPLQILKDTNIQRLNSFSVADALRYFSGVQIKDYGGIGGIKTVNTRSLGSNHTALFYDGVAIGNMQNGQIDLGKFSLDNIEEIRLYNAGNTSMLQPAIAYASGATIYLQSKTPNSENYKPYLKTTVKSGSFGLFNPSILWQQKLNNNYSLTLSAEHIRADGQYKFRYKTTGYDTTATRKNADITADRIELGFIGKYRDSSIWNTHLYFYNSQRGLPGAIVNNNFYNSQRLWDKDIFIQTKYDKKINSFYQLSVISKFSYDFTRYIDPETVGTNGILNNVYNNQEYYISFANQFKINSFWTVLASFDGKYNYLNANLYDFAYPSRKTILGLVASQWKWRQLEIQANVLQTMTFDRVSFGPRQPNRKIATPTLSFSWQPFDWKNIRIRGFYKDIFRMPTFNDLYYTSIGYVNLKPEYAKQYDLGLNYVKNISKIWDYISFNLDGYYNHVNDKIIAVPSTNLFRWKMTNLDKVAIYGLNANIKSKWTIDNHWSSSLGIQYTWEKALNKTPGTNYNNLIPYSPINSGSATFNLNYKSWSLNYSYLYTGYRYNIADITLPNSYVSPWYTHDISLIKNITYLKHNLTFLAEVNNLLNQHYDVILNYPMPGRNYKFSLSITL from the coding sequence GTGCGTAGATATATTTTTATAGTTATTTATATTCTTTTCACATTGGACATCCATCAGTCATTCGCACAGAATGCTGACCTTACTCCTGTGAAAGTACGTACAATAATTAACAGCCCAGCCTTTACCTCTCCCGTTCCACTTCAAATACTAAAAGATACCAACATCCAAAGACTAAACAGTTTTTCTGTTGCAGACGCTTTGCGCTACTTTTCCGGAGTACAGATTAAGGACTATGGTGGTATCGGCGGTATCAAAACTGTCAATACACGAAGTCTAGGAAGTAACCATACCGCATTATTTTACGATGGTGTTGCTATTGGCAATATGCAAAATGGACAGATAGATTTAGGTAAGTTTTCATTAGACAATATTGAAGAAATCAGACTGTACAATGCAGGCAATACTTCTATGCTACAGCCAGCTATAGCTTACGCATCTGGTGCAACAATATATCTACAATCTAAAACGCCTAACTCAGAAAACTACAAACCTTATCTAAAGACTACTGTAAAATCTGGAAGTTTCGGGTTATTTAACCCTTCCATATTATGGCAACAAAAATTAAATAATAACTATAGTCTTACGCTCAGTGCAGAACATATAAGAGCCGATGGACAATATAAATTTAGATACAAAACGACTGGCTATGACACCACTGCAACTCGAAAAAATGCGGACATTACCGCCGATAGAATCGAACTAGGATTCATCGGAAAATATAGAGATAGTAGCATTTGGAATACACATTTATACTTTTATAATTCGCAAAGAGGATTACCTGGAGCAATAGTTAATAATAATTTTTACAATTCACAGAGATTGTGGGATAAAGATATTTTTATTCAAACAAAATATGACAAAAAAATAAATTCATTTTATCAGCTTTCAGTAATAAGTAAATTTTCTTATGATTTTACGAGATATATCGATCCTGAAACCGTCGGAACTAATGGTATTTTAAATAATGTTTATAATAATCAGGAGTACTATATTTCCTTCGCCAATCAATTTAAAATCAACTCTTTTTGGACAGTTTTAGCATCCTTTGATGGAAAATACAATTACTTGAATGCTAATTTGTATGACTTTGCATATCCCAGTAGAAAAACAATATTAGGGCTTGTTGCTTCGCAATGGAAATGGCGTCAATTGGAAATACAAGCAAATGTTTTGCAAACTATGACTTTCGACAGGGTTAGTTTTGGACCAAGACAGCCTAACCGAAAAATCGCTACGCCAACTTTATCTTTTTCATGGCAACCATTTGATTGGAAAAATATAAGAATCCGCGGTTTTTATAAGGATATTTTTCGAATGCCAACTTTTAACGACTTATATTATACGAGTATTGGATACGTTAATTTAAAACCAGAATATGCAAAGCAATATGATCTCGGACTTAACTACGTAAAGAATATTTCAAAAATATGGGACTATATTTCATTTAATTTAGACGGTTACTACAATCATGTAAACGATAAAATAATTGCAGTGCCTTCAACGAATTTATTTCGTTGGAAAATGACTAATTTGGATAAAGTAGCTATTTATGGATTGAATGCAAATATCAAATCAAAATGGACAATTGACAATCATTGGTCCAGTTCACTTGGCATCCAATATACGTGGGAAAAAGCGCTCAATAAAACACCTGGAACAAACTATAATAATTTAATTCCTTACAGCCCCATTAATTCTGGTTCAGCTACTTTTAATCTCAATTATAAAAGTTGGTCTTTAAATTATAGTTATTTATATACAGGTTATCGTTATAACATTGCAGACATTACATTACCGAATAGCTATGTCTCTCCATGGTATACACATGATATTTCATTAATCAAAAACATTACTTATCTAAAACACAACCTAACATTCCTCGCTGAGGTCAATAATTTATTGAATCAACATTATGACGTCATCTTAAATTATCCCATGCCTGGTAGGAATTACAAGTTTAGTCTAAGTATAACTTTATAA
- a CDS encoding T9SS type A sorting domain-containing protein, translating to MKHLLLSIILVLLGLATYGQFPYFNSLASSSTDITTFGNSNATSAGYPKFVNSYLYLTPNTNGMSGFAVFNKDAFPSNGGIHIEFEFSANPNTGTDGADGFSFFLYDSKINISASNAGPSGGAFGYSTSGGIQGLQDAYLGVSFDEYGNFKAYEAGKNGFSKTSTFFGSNNANSFRNHVTIRGAAGKDFKTYNPSLSTSYNDYYWGYPVLYTSSTQNNNISKYAGYLKTDATSQTNASSTSTDMTPGGTNNLLYGYSSSPISTSSYTIGSATLATDSTNADFRKAYIDITPVLTSGTTTVSGYSITVKIKHGNTLETMVNSFYYPVGTIKYVDNRNDANSTGTGVVTNINTTPPASFNIGFAGSTGGSSNNHAIRNLFISIPKAAISNDDYASTCINTSTTTVGSTSIYPLSNDNAYDNESILNNSNIEPSSFRFNANAANLLDSSSSTTPHQTITYDANGIMSTITTTNTSGIWTYTTSTKQLIYTRAANYKGIATVQYSITSSYTGLNNNTYRSKASTVYVALTGPRVTKDSTTTYLITSINGGSSTTGSQNVISNDTSFTYVSGNSSLTTTGASSINTNSFYFSNGDGTVNLGATSMTNTYGNWGFANNRVSFTPSSSFSGIAKTFYRISTSDGCLSDVDTVIFNYPYSLPVEYSKELTGTFTSTNNILLSWTTGVEVNNSYFEIMRSYDANTWDSIGKISSKFSNGNGSNASYSFTDNNFSKGSIYYKLRQVDLDGKSTYSKVISLQANNEKQTLLFPNPATSSITIQNASIGATYKLISMAGKIVNSGIVNNQQQTIDISTLPSGIYWIQIIINSKSISNLKFIKK from the coding sequence ATGAAACACCTCTTGTTATCAATCATATTGGTCTTATTGGGATTAGCCACATATGGCCAATTTCCGTATTTTAATTCTTTGGCAAGTTCAAGTACAGATATCACCACTTTCGGAAATTCAAATGCTACAAGTGCGGGGTATCCCAAATTTGTAAATTCGTACCTTTACTTAACTCCCAATACAAATGGAATGTCAGGATTTGCCGTTTTCAATAAAGATGCTTTTCCGTCTAATGGAGGAATTCATATAGAATTTGAATTTTCAGCTAATCCCAATACAGGCACTGATGGAGCAGATGGCTTTAGTTTTTTTTTATATGATTCAAAGATAAATATCTCAGCTTCTAATGCAGGTCCATCAGGAGGGGCATTCGGCTATTCAACAAGTGGTGGGATTCAAGGTTTGCAAGATGCATATTTAGGTGTAAGTTTTGATGAATATGGCAATTTTAAAGCTTACGAAGCAGGCAAAAATGGTTTTTCCAAAACTTCTACTTTTTTTGGCTCAAATAACGCAAATTCATTTAGAAATCATGTAACAATTAGGGGTGCGGCAGGTAAAGATTTTAAAACATACAACCCTTCCTTATCGACTAGTTACAATGATTATTATTGGGGCTATCCTGTATTATATACATCCAGCACTCAAAATAATAATATCTCAAAATATGCAGGTTATCTAAAGACAGATGCAACAAGCCAAACAAATGCATCTAGTACCTCCACAGATATGACACCAGGAGGAACCAACAATCTATTATATGGATATTCAAGCAGCCCAATAAGTACATCAAGCTATACCATTGGCTCGGCAACATTAGCAACAGACTCAACAAATGCAGACTTTAGAAAAGCATACATAGATATTACACCCGTATTAACGTCAGGAACAACTACTGTATCAGGATATAGCATAACTGTAAAAATTAAACATGGAAACACTTTAGAAACGATGGTCAATTCGTTTTATTATCCAGTAGGTACGATCAAATATGTTGATAATAGAAATGATGCAAATTCAACGGGTACGGGAGTTGTTACAAATATTAATACAACGCCGCCAGCATCATTTAATATTGGATTTGCAGGTAGTACAGGAGGAAGCAGTAATAACCATGCGATTAGAAATTTGTTTATTAGTATTCCCAAAGCAGCCATTTCCAATGATGATTATGCAAGTACTTGTATAAATACAAGTACTACAACGGTTGGAAGTACAAGCATATACCCTCTTTCAAATGATAATGCCTACGACAATGAATCTATTTTAAATAATTCTAATATAGAACCTTCATCATTTAGATTTAATGCCAATGCTGCAAATTTACTTGATTCAAGTAGTAGTACGACTCCACATCAAACAATTACTTACGATGCGAATGGAATAATGTCTACAATCACTACAACTAATACATCTGGTATATGGACATATACTACGTCAACAAAACAACTCATCTATACAAGAGCTGCAAATTATAAAGGAATTGCAACGGTCCAATATAGCATAACTAGTAGCTATACTGGACTTAACAATAATACCTACAGAAGTAAAGCATCTACAGTATATGTAGCACTTACAGGCCCTAGAGTTACAAAAGATAGCACAACAACATATCTAATTACATCAATAAATGGAGGCTCAAGCACAACTGGTAGTCAAAATGTAATCTCAAATGATACTTCATTCACCTATGTAAGTGGTAACAGCTCCTTGACTACAACTGGTGCGTCATCAATAAATACAAATTCATTTTATTTTTCAAATGGAGATGGCACAGTAAATCTTGGGGCAACTTCAATGACCAACACTTATGGAAATTGGGGATTTGCAAATAACAGAGTATCATTTACACCCAGTAGTTCTTTTTCTGGAATAGCAAAAACATTTTACAGGATATCAACCTCCGATGGTTGCCTTTCCGATGTAGATACCGTTATTTTCAATTATCCCTATTCGTTGCCCGTTGAATATTCTAAAGAATTAACTGGAACATTCACGTCTACAAACAATATATTATTAAGTTGGACAACAGGAGTAGAAGTAAATAATTCATATTTTGAGATTATGCGTAGTTACGATGCGAATACTTGGGATTCTATTGGAAAAATAAGTAGCAAATTTAGTAATGGAAACGGCTCCAATGCAAGTTATAGTTTTACAGATAATAATTTTAGTAAAGGTAGCATATATTATAAATTAAGACAAGTTGACTTAGATGGAAAAAGTACTTACAGCAAAGTAATTTCATTACAAGCAAATAATGAAAAGCAAACATTATTATTTCCAAATCCTGCCACAAGTTCGATTACAATTCAAAATGCATCCATTGGAGCTACTTATAAATTAATTAGTATGGCAGGAAAAATAGTAAATAGTGGTATTGTCAACAACCAACAACAAACAATTGACATCAGTACATTGCCCTCTGGAATTTACTGGATCCAAATAATTATTAATTCCAAATCAATAAGCAATTTAAAATTTATAAAAAAATAG
- a CDS encoding LexA family transcriptional regulator: MSSHASKNLRYLRKLRGWTQDQFANKLNIKRSLLGAYEEERAEPRIEVLQEVARIFKLSMDEILLNDLAVPRGGGSYIDQRRALKMASEPNQIQFVPVKAAAGYLAGYADPEFIEELNSFTLPMLGPGNYRAFEIAGDSMLPTPSGSVIVGERIDGLEDIRSQDSYIVVSKNGGIVYKRVQRNNKNKAVLTLVSDNSLYEPYQVNLSEIVEFWNAKMILTKANQQRRWDVDQLAGMVTSLQQQVSDLSKKNKN, encoded by the coding sequence ATGAGTAGTCACGCATCCAAAAATTTGAGGTATTTAAGAAAATTAAGAGGTTGGACGCAGGATCAATTTGCGAATAAGTTGAATATTAAAAGATCGCTATTGGGCGCTTACGAAGAGGAGCGGGCAGAGCCAAGGATCGAGGTTTTGCAAGAAGTAGCACGAATATTTAAATTGAGTATGGACGAAATATTGCTCAATGATTTGGCTGTACCTCGCGGTGGTGGTTCGTATATTGATCAACGTCGCGCATTAAAAATGGCGTCTGAGCCTAATCAAATTCAGTTTGTTCCAGTTAAGGCTGCTGCTGGATATTTAGCCGGTTATGCCGATCCTGAATTTATTGAGGAGCTTAATTCCTTTACCCTGCCCATGTTGGGACCAGGCAATTATCGAGCTTTTGAAATCGCTGGAGATAGTATGTTGCCGACACCGAGTGGCAGTGTTATCGTCGGTGAAAGGATAGATGGCTTGGAGGATATTCGCAGTCAAGATTCCTATATCGTCGTTAGTAAAAATGGAGGTATCGTCTATAAACGTGTGCAAAGAAATAATAAAAATAAAGCGGTGCTGACGTTGGTAAGTGATAATTCTCTTTATGAGCCATATCAAGTAAATCTTTCTGAAATTGTGGAATTTTGGAATGCTAAAATGATTTTGACAAAAGCAAATCAACAAAGACGATGGGATGTTGATCAATTAGCAGGTATGGTCACCTCATTACAACAACAAGTTTCTGATTTATCTAAAAAGAATAAAAACTAA